Within the Centropristis striata isolate RG_2023a ecotype Rhode Island chromosome 23, C.striata_1.0, whole genome shotgun sequence genome, the region agtcttttcctaatcTTGGGTttagtcgcagtgacgtaacacaatcaccaaccaatagatgagcagaccggccagtaaaaccacttcgacaggaaaaagtaacatcacaataatgtcagaaaactcaatcctaaatacaaattttactgtaaaatagtcaacttttcatgtcagaaaaacagaaaccccttttcagctttgtgaggggcattttgtggcgtcttcttctcttctttttgttgttgtttttttcaacacaaaccactgcacacacaaaaattgcatggtaggtaaaacatgctaaaggaaatctagttgtagtcttgtaaatagtgaccctgcaagattcacagtctttgtagaatctcagtctgagactaggctgggactaaaaactctcaacagttgtctttagatgtgagcagatgtgagctgatagtcttgcaggagtctttccaaatcttttcaaagtcttctggtgtataggtagcattactagagactttcagtttttagtcttggactgtgaaaatcgtttggtgtaagcccagcataattCCCATATTGCAGCGGTCTGCTCCTGTCAGGTAATTAGCCACACCTGCCGTCAATTACTTACACCTGTGTCCCGTTAATCAACGGTGTGAGGTAGGTGAGTTTAAAAAGAGCTCCAGTGTTTCTTTAGtcacttattttttttggactggTTCAGTTCTGTGGGTTTTTGTAGGAGCTTACAGACGAGTTTGCTGCATAATTTCTTAACAACTGTGGCTGGAGCCATGGGGTTTCTCTTAGGGTAAGTTTTAATTGTATATCTTTTCCAACTTATTGTTCAACTCATGATTCATGTTGAAAGTAATTATTTGATGTGTTGCCCAGATGGTTCCTGTTGACTCTGCTAGCGGTTGGAAGACCTCAAGCAAATGGTGAGTTTAGTCACATTGTGAAACTACTGAACAAGTTGTATGCATGGTCTCAAATGTTTGCTCTACAGCTTACAGTATTGGATCAGTTGAGCAGTATGGAGGCAATGAAGTGCCAGTTGCAGGCTATCAACCAGGTTCAAGTGGGTTTAACACTGGAGATGGATCTTCAGGGAGCCCTGAGCCACTTGGTGTTGGTTCAACCTCAATTGAAGATAAGGTAAGTAGCTCCAACTCTGCAGTATTTGCAGTTACCAGCCTGAAGATTAATCACAGCAACCAAACTACCAATCTGTGCCAGAAGCCCCATGTTCATCCATTTATCCTCAACAGGTTGCAGAATCTGTTGATCAGCCTCAGGTCCCCCAACAACCAAGCTTCCCACCCAAGCAGCAAGCGCAGGAGCAGTTGCCCCAGATGCCTAGCTTCCCACCCCAGCAGGAATCTGAGCAGGAGCAGTTGCCCCAGATGCCTAGCTTCCCACCCCAGCAGGAATCTGAGCAGGAGCAGTTGCCGCAGATACGTAGCTTCCCATCCCAGCAGCAATCTGAGCAGCAGTTGCCCCAGATGCCTAGCTTCCCACCCCAGCAGCAAtctgagcagcagcagttgcCCCAGATGCCTAGCTTCCCACCCCAGCAGCAAtctgagcagcagcagttgcCCCAGATGCCTAGCTTCCCACCCCAGCAGCAGATGCCCCAGATGCCTAGCTTCCCAgccaagcagcaacagcagcagatgcccCAGATGCCTAGCTTCCCAgccaagcagcaacagcagcagatgcccCAGATGCCTAGCTTCCCAgccaagcagcaacagcagcagatgcccCAGATGCCTAGCTTCCCAgccaagcagcaacagcagcagatgcccCAGATGCCTAGCTTCCCAgccaagcagcaacagcagcagatgcccCAGATGCCTAGCTTCCCAgccaagcagcaacagcagcagatgcccCAGATGCCTAGCTTCCCAcctcagcagcaacagcagcagttgCCCCAGATGCCTAGCTTCCCACCTCAGCAGCAGTTGCCCCAGATGCCTAGCTTCCCAccccagcagcaacagcagcagttgCCCCAGATGCCTAGCTTCCCAccccagcagcaacagcagcagttgCCCCAGATGCCTAGCTTCCCAccccagcagcaacagcagcagttgCCCCAGATGCCTAGCTTCCCAccccagcagcaacagcagcagttgCCCCAGATGCCTAGCTTCCCAccccagcagcaacagcagcagttgCCCCAGATGCCTAGCTTCCCAccccagcagcaacagcagcagttgCCCCAGATGCCTAGCTTCCCAccccagcagcaacagcagcagttgCCCCAGATGCCTAGCTTCCCACCCAAGCAACAGCAGCAGTTGCCCCAGATGCCTAGCTTCCCAGCCAAGCAACAGCAGCAGTTGCCCCAGATGCCTAGCTTCCCAGCCaagcagaaacagcagcagttgCCCCAGATGCCTAGCTTCCCAGCCaagcagaaacagcagcagttgCCCCAGATGCCTAGCTTCCCAGCCaagcagaaacagcagcagttgCCCCAGATGCCTAGCTTCCCAGCCaagcagaaacagcagcagttgCCCCAGATGCCTAGCTTCCCAGCCaagcagaaacagcagcagttgCCCCAGATGCCTAGCTTCCcagcccagcagcagcagttgccCCAGATGCCTAGCTTCCcagcccagcagcagcagttgccCCAGATGCCTAGCTTCCCAgccaagcagcaacagcagcagatgcccCAGATGCCTAGCTTCCCAgccaagcagcaacagcagcagatgcccCAGATGCCTAGCTTCCCAgccaagcagcaacagcagcagatgcccCAGATGCCTAGCTTCCCAgccaagcagcaacagcagcagatgcccCAGATGCCTAGCTTCCCAgccaagcagcaacagcagcagatgcccCAGATGCCTAGCTTCCCagccaagcagcagcagcaacagcagcagatgcccCAGATGCCTAGCTTCCCagccaagcagcagcagcaacagcagcagatgcccCAGATGCCTAGCTTCCCagccaagcagcagcagcaacagcagcagatgcccCAGATGCCTAGCTTCCCagccaagcagcagcagcaacagcagcagatgcccCAGATGCCTAGCTTCCCagccaagcagcagcagcaacagcagcagatgcccCAGATGCCTAGCTTCCCagccaagcagcagcagcaacagcagcagatgcccCAGATGCCTAGCTTCCCAgccaagcagcaacagcagcagatgcccCAGATGCCTAGCTTCCCAgccaagcagcaacagcagcagatgcccCAGATGCCTAGCTTCCCAgccaagcagcaacagcagcagatgcccCAGATGCCTAGCTTCCCAgccaagcagcaacagcagcagatgcccCAGATGCCTAGCTTCCCAgccaagcagcaacagcagcagatgcccCAGATGCCTAGCTTCCCAgccaagcagcaacagcagcagatgcccCAGATGCCTAGCTTCCCAgccaagcagcaacagcagcagatgcccCAGATGCCTAGCTTCCCAgccaagcagcaacagcagcagatgcccCAGATGCCGAGCTTCCCAgccaagcagcaacagcagcagatgcccCAGATGCCGAGCTTCCCAgccaagcagcaacagcagcagatgcccCAGATGCCGAGCTTCCCAgccaagcagcaacagcagcagatgcccCAGATGCCGAGCTTCCCAgccaagcagcaacagcagcagatgcccCAGATGCCGAGCTTCCCAgccaagcagcaacagcagcagatgcccCAGATGCCGAGCTTCCCAgccaagcagcaacagcagcagatgcccCAGATGCCGAGCTTCCCAgccaagcagcaacagcagcagatgcccCAGATGCCGAGCTTCCCAgccaagcagcaacagcagcagatgcccCAGATGCCGAGCTTCCCAgccaagcagcaacagcagcagatgcccCAGATGCCGAGCTTCCCAgccaagcagcaacagcagcagatgcccCAGATGCCGAGCTTCCCAgccaagcagcaacagcagcagatgcccCAGATGCCGAGCTTCCCAgccaagcagcaacagcagcagatgcccCAGATGCCGAGCTTCCCAgccaagcagcaacagcagcagatgcccCAGATGCCGAGCTTCCCAgccaagcagcaacagcagcagatgccgagcttcccagccaagcagcaacagcagcagatgccgagcttcccagccaagcagcaacagcagcagatgccgagcttcccagccaagcagcaacagcagcagatgccgagcttcccagccaagcagcaacagcagcagatgccgagcttcccagccaagcagcaacagcagcagatgccgagcttcccagccaagcagcaacagcagcagatgccgagcttcccagccaagcagcaacagcagcagatgccgagcttcccagccaagcagcaacagcagcagatgccgagcttcccagccaagcagcaacagcagcagatgccgagcttcccagccaagcagcaacagcagcagatgccgagcttcccagccaagcagcaacagcagcagatgccgagcttcccagccaagcagcaacagcagcagatgccgagcttcccagccaagcagcaacagcagcagatgccgagcttcccagccaagcagcaacagcagcagatgccgagcttcccagccaagcagcaacagcagcagatgccgagcttcccagccaagcagcaacagcagcagatgccgagcttcccagccaagcagcaacagcagcagatgccgagcttcccagccaagcagcaacagcagcagatgccgagcttcccagccaagcagcaacagcagcagatgc harbors:
- the LOC131962417 gene encoding uncharacterized protein LOC131962417, which produces MGFLLGWFLLTLLAVGRPQANAYSIGSVEQYGGNEVPVAGYQPGSSGFNTGDGSSGSPEPLGVGSTSIEDKVAESVDQPQVPQQPSFPPKQQAQEQLPQMPSFPPQQESEQEQLPQMPSFPPQQESEQEQLPQIRSFPSQQQSEQQLPQMPSFPPQQQSEQQQLPQMPSFPPQQQSEQQQLPQMPSFPPQQQMPQMPSFPAKQQQQQMPQMPSFPAKQQQQQMPQMPSFPAKQQQQQMPQMPSFPAKQQQQQMPQMPSFPAKQQQQQMPQMPSFPAKQQQQQMPQMPSFPPQQQQQQLPQMPSFPPQQQLPQMPSFPPQQQQQQLPQMPSFPPQQQQQQLPQMPSFPPQQQQQQLPQMPSFPPQQQQQQLPQMPSFPPQQQQQQLPQMPSFPPQQQQQQLPQMPSFPPQQQQQQLPQMPSFPPKQQQQLPQMPSFPAKQQQQLPQMPSFPAKQKQQQLPQMPSFPAKQKQQQLPQMPSFPAKQKQQQLPQMPSFPAKQKQQQLPQMPSFPAKQKQQQLPQMPSFPAQQQQLPQMPSFPAQQQQLPQMPSFPAKQQQQQMPQMPSFPAKQQQQQMPQMPSFPAKQQQQQMPQMPSFPAKQQQQQMPQMPSFPAKQQQQQMPQMPSFPAKQQQQQQQMPQMPSFPAKQQQQQQQMPQMPSFPAKQQQQQQQMPQMPSFPAKQQQQQQQMPQMPSFPAKQQQQQQQMPQMPSFPAKQQQQQQQMPQMPSFPAKQQQQQMPQMPSFPAKQQQQQMPQMPSFPAKQQQQQMPQMPSFPAKQQQQQMPQMPSFPAKQQQQQMPQMPSFPAKQQQQQMPQMPSFPAKQQQQQMPQMPSFPAKQQQQQMPQMPSFPAKQQQQQMPQMPSFPAKQQQQQMPQMPSFPAKQQQQQMPQMPSFPAKQQQQQMPQMPSFPAKQQQQQMPQMPSFPAKQQQQQMPQMPSFPAKQQQQQMPQMPSFPAKQQQQQMPQMPSFPAKQQQQQMPQMPSFPAKQQQQQMPQMPSFPAKQQQQQMPQMPSFPAKQQQQQMPQMPSFPAKQQQQQMPQMPSFPAKQQQQQIYQPDHYKPSDHQQVGESNYQPQQPQLPGFLPKQQLQSPQHLGDTDYPTFDKVASPRGFYGSPYGYAYGYARPYGSRRYS